A single Triticum dicoccoides isolate Atlit2015 ecotype Zavitan chromosome 2A, WEW_v2.0, whole genome shotgun sequence DNA region contains:
- the LOC119353598 gene encoding cold shock-like protein CspC — MQITGKVKWFNESKGFGFITPDDGSKDVFVHFSAIHGNGFKTLAEGQRVEFEIQDGQKGPSAVNVKALELEEDKRISSKL, encoded by the coding sequence ATGCAGATTACTGGTAAGGTGAAGTGGTTCAACGAATCCAAGGGGTTCGGCTTCATCACCCCCGACGACGGCAGCAAGGACGTCTTCGTCCACTTCAGCGCAATCCATGGCAACGGCTTCAAGACCCTCGCCGAGGGCCAGCGTGTCGAATTCGAAATTCAAGACGGCCAAAAAGGCCCGTCCGCCGTCAATGTCAAGGCCCTAGAGCTAGAGGAGGATAAAAGGATTTCGAGCAAATTGTAA